In a single window of the Ignavibacteriota bacterium genome:
- a CDS encoding N-acetyl-gamma-glutamyl-phosphate reductase: MKSKLTAAVAGARGLAGGELLRLLLRHPDVDLVWAGSRSHAGRPVSSVFHDLLGDTSLRFSDAAPPAADVLFLAMPHGAARSWLDTIDTARFPLLVDLSADFRADGADTYAGRAFVYGLPEAGRDTIRSATAIANPGCFATALQLALLPLAQAGLLRGDVHVSATTGSTGAGAGNSDTTHFTWRHANLSAYSAFTHRHVAEVRATLARFQSGRLGDILFVPHRGGFTRGIHAACTLRVDAGQELLETAYHDFYASSPFVFLSGDTVDVKQVANTNKCLLHLTRENDVLLVTSVLDNLVKGAAGQAVQNMNLNRGLDETAGLLLKPSAY, encoded by the coding sequence ATGAAGAGTAAACTGACGGCCGCCGTGGCCGGCGCGCGCGGTCTTGCGGGCGGCGAGCTGCTGCGCCTGCTGCTGCGGCATCCGGATGTGGACCTCGTCTGGGCCGGCAGCCGCAGCCACGCGGGCCGGCCCGTGAGCAGTGTATTTCACGATCTGCTCGGCGATACATCGCTGCGTTTCTCCGACGCGGCGCCGCCCGCGGCCGACGTGTTGTTCCTGGCGATGCCGCATGGCGCGGCACGCTCCTGGCTCGACACCATCGACACGGCGCGTTTCCCCCTGCTCGTCGATCTCAGCGCCGACTTCCGCGCCGATGGCGCAGATACATACGCCGGACGCGCCTTTGTGTACGGGTTGCCCGAGGCGGGGCGCGACACGATACGGAGCGCCACGGCCATCGCCAATCCGGGCTGTTTTGCCACCGCGCTGCAGCTTGCGCTGCTGCCGCTGGCGCAGGCGGGTCTGCTGCGCGGGGACGTACACGTGTCGGCCACCACGGGCTCGACCGGCGCAGGTGCGGGGAACAGCGACACCACACACTTTACGTGGCGGCATGCGAACCTCTCGGCCTACAGCGCCTTCACACACAGGCATGTGGCCGAGGTGCGCGCCACGCTGGCGCGTTTCCAGTCCGGCCGGCTCGGCGACATCCTTTTTGTGCCGCACCGCGGCGGCTTTACCCGCGGCATACACGCCGCGTGCACCCTGCGTGTGGACGCCGGGCAGGAGCTGCTGGAAACGGCCTATCACGATTTTTACGCCTCGTCGCCCTTTGTATTTTTGTCCGGCGACACGGTGGATGTCAAGCAGGTGGCGAACACGAACAAGTGCCTCCTGCATCTCACCCGCGAGAACGATGTGCTGCTGGTGACCAGCGTGCTCGACAACCTGGTAAAAGGCGCCGCCGGCCAGGCGGTGCAGAACATGAACCTGAACCGCGGGCTCGACGAAACCGCGGGTCTGTTGTTAAAACCCTCCGCATACTGA
- a CDS encoding aspartate aminotransferase family protein yields MHMFDVYPLMPLAPVSAEGCWVRGADGARYLDLYGGHAVISIGHTHPRFVERLRAQAGTLPYYSNAVHIAEQHQYAARLGAVSGLDDYALFLCNSGAEANENALKLAAIHTGRRRVLACVRAFHGRTALAAAVTDSSPRSASLCAADVTFIPLNDAAAFERALGDDVACVILEGVQGVGGVYEPEDDFLRLLRRRCSEVGALLLLDEVQSGCGRTGDYFAFARSGVRPDLISIAKGIGNGFPLAGVCIAPHIEPRHGALGSTFGGGPLACAAGLAVLDVLQAEDLQARAARTGAWLLDALRRIEGVREVRGRGLMIGFDVHGAAAPLRARLLAGHHIITGSASGAHTVRLLPPLCLDDEQAQMFVHVLTQELQKETDE; encoded by the coding sequence ATGCACATGTTCGACGTCTATCCCCTCATGCCGCTCGCGCCCGTGTCGGCCGAGGGCTGCTGGGTGCGGGGCGCCGACGGGGCGCGGTATCTGGATCTCTACGGAGGACACGCCGTGATCTCGATCGGGCACACACATCCCCGCTTTGTGGAGCGGCTGCGCGCGCAGGCCGGCACACTCCCGTACTATTCCAACGCCGTCCACATCGCGGAACAGCACCAATACGCCGCACGGCTCGGCGCCGTGTCGGGCCTCGACGACTACGCGCTGTTCCTCTGCAACTCGGGCGCCGAGGCCAACGAAAACGCGTTGAAACTCGCCGCGATACACACCGGCCGCCGCCGCGTGCTTGCGTGTGTGCGCGCCTTTCACGGCCGCACCGCCCTGGCCGCGGCCGTCACCGACAGCTCTCCGCGCAGCGCCTCGCTGTGCGCGGCCGATGTGACCTTTATTCCGTTGAACGACGCAGCGGCCTTCGAGCGCGCTTTGGGCGACGACGTGGCCTGCGTCATTCTCGAAGGTGTGCAGGGTGTCGGCGGCGTGTATGAACCCGAGGACGACTTCCTGCGCCTGCTGCGGCGGCGCTGCAGCGAGGTCGGCGCGCTGCTGCTGCTGGACGAGGTGCAGAGCGGCTGCGGACGCACGGGCGACTACTTTGCCTTTGCGCGCTCGGGTGTCAGACCCGATCTCATCAGCATCGCCAAGGGCATCGGCAACGGCTTCCCGCTCGCCGGTGTGTGTATCGCGCCGCACATCGAACCGCGGCACGGCGCGCTGGGCAGCACCTTCGGCGGCGGACCCCTGGCCTGCGCCGCGGGTCTGGCCGTGCTCGACGTGTTGCAGGCCGAGGATCTGCAGGCCCGCGCCGCGCGCACGGGCGCGTGGCTGCTGGACGCGCTGCGTCGCATCGAGGGTGTGCGCGAGGTGCGGGGCCGCGGCCTCATGATAGGATTCGATGTACACGGCGCGGCGGCGCCTCTGCGCGCGCGGCTGCTCGCCGGGCATCACATCATCACCGGATCCGCGTCGGGCGCGCACACCGTGCGCCTGCTGCCGCCGCTGTGCCTCGACGACGAGCAGGCGCAGATGTTTGTCCATGTGTTGACACAGGAATTACAGAAGGAAACGGACGAATGA
- a CDS encoding acetylornithine carbamoyltransferase translates to MTHFLGVRDAGDVGALVDEALALKKDPYAHAELGRHKTLGLVFMNPSLRTRASSWKAGRLLGMDVAVINAAADGWALEFDDAAVMDGKTVEHIRDAAPVLGQYFDLLGVRSFPALQSRDDDEREAVLTQFVAHAGVPVVSLESALRHPLQSLADMITIREHRARPRPKVVLTWAPHIKPIPHAVANSFAEWTLAAGYDLTVANPEGFDLDPRFTQGATVTHDQREALCGADFVYVKNWSSYERYGAVHEGGAQWMLTPASLADAPGAAVMHCLPVRRNVELSSDVLDGAAARVQAQAGNRVWAAMAVFKRLLERS, encoded by the coding sequence ATGACACATTTTCTCGGCGTCCGTGATGCGGGCGATGTGGGTGCGTTGGTGGATGAGGCGCTGGCGCTCAAGAAGGATCCGTACGCGCACGCGGAACTCGGGCGGCACAAGACGCTCGGTCTGGTGTTTATGAATCCGAGTCTGCGCACACGCGCGAGCAGTTGGAAGGCGGGGCGTCTGCTGGGAATGGATGTGGCCGTGATCAACGCGGCCGCCGACGGCTGGGCGTTGGAATTCGACGACGCGGCGGTGATGGACGGTAAAACCGTGGAGCACATCCGCGACGCCGCGCCCGTGCTTGGCCAGTATTTCGACCTGCTCGGTGTGCGCAGTTTCCCGGCCCTGCAATCGCGCGACGACGACGAGAGGGAAGCCGTGCTCACACAGTTTGTGGCCCACGCGGGTGTGCCCGTGGTGAGTCTCGAAAGCGCCCTGCGGCATCCCCTGCAGTCGCTTGCCGACATGATCACCATACGCGAACACCGTGCGCGGCCGCGTCCGAAAGTGGTGCTGACCTGGGCGCCGCACATCAAACCGATTCCGCACGCGGTGGCGAACTCCTTTGCCGAGTGGACCCTGGCCGCGGGCTACGATCTCACCGTCGCCAATCCCGAGGGATTCGACCTCGATCCGCGTTTCACACAGGGCGCCACCGTGACACACGATCAGCGTGAGGCGCTGTGCGGGGCCGATTTTGTGTACGTGAAGAACTGGTCGTCGTACGAACGCTACGGCGCGGTGCACGAGGGCGGCGCGCAGTGGATGCTCACACCCGCGTCGCTGGCCGACGCGCCCGGCGCGGCGGTGATGCACTGCCTGCCCGTGCGGCGCAATGTGGAACTTTCATCGGACGTGCTCGACGGCGCCGCCGCGCGTGTGCAGGCGCAGGCGGGCAACCGCGTGTGGGCCGCCATGGCTGTATTCAAACGTTTACTCGAGAGGAGCTGA
- the argB gene encoding acetylglutamate kinase, whose amino-acid sequence MPRRLTIVKIGGSVLDEPSLRSPALDAFAAASGRRILVHGGGKAADALAARLGVPQTKHDGRRVTDEHTLEIAQMVYAGLENTRITAELRARGCNALGINGADAGILTARRRPSAPVDFGHVGDVDASSVNVEALEALMRGGLLPVFSAVTHDGAGHVLNTNADDIAGALAAAMAPFCSVRLVCAFERAGVLGEPRHTASVLPFLLEAEAEALTRQGRISEGMVPKVRAAFNALHAGAVGAGIVHAARLADAMKGDAHGGTVLAL is encoded by the coding sequence ATGCCACGCAGACTGACCATCGTGAAAATAGGCGGTTCGGTGCTCGACGAACCCTCGCTGCGCTCTCCTGCCCTCGACGCGTTTGCCGCCGCGAGCGGCAGGCGTATCCTGGTGCACGGCGGCGGCAAGGCGGCCGACGCGCTCGCCGCGCGGCTCGGTGTGCCGCAAACCAAACACGACGGACGGCGTGTGACCGACGAACACACGCTCGAAATCGCGCAGATGGTGTATGCCGGACTCGAGAACACACGCATCACCGCCGAACTGCGGGCGCGCGGCTGTAACGCGCTGGGCATCAACGGCGCCGACGCGGGCATTCTGACCGCGCGCCGCCGTCCGTCCGCACCCGTCGACTTCGGCCATGTGGGGGATGTGGACGCGTCGTCGGTGAATGTCGAGGCGCTCGAGGCGCTGATGCGCGGGGGTCTGCTGCCCGTGTTCAGCGCGGTGACACACGACGGCGCGGGGCACGTGCTCAACACCAACGCCGACGACATCGCGGGCGCGCTTGCCGCGGCGATGGCGCCCTTCTGCAGCGTGCGTCTCGTCTGTGCCTTCGAACGCGCGGGTGTGCTCGGCGAGCCACGCCACACCGCCAGCGTGTTGCCCTTCCTGCTCGAGGCCGAGGCCGAGGCGCTCACACGACAGGGACGTATCTCCGAAGGCATGGTACCGAAAGTGCGCGCCGCGTTCAACGCCCTGCACGCGGGCGCCGTGGGCGCCGGCATCGTCCACGCCGCGCGCCTGGCCGACGCCATGAAGGGCGACGCGCACGGGGGCACCGTTCTTGCTCTCTGA
- a CDS encoding M20/M25/M40 family metallo-hydrolase produces the protein MLDTWQGEAEVLLRTLIGIPSFSGDEDRAATAVCDFLAAHGAPPSRVGNNVWAASEMWDDAAPTLLLNGHLDTVRPNGAYTRDPFDAAVEHGRIYGLGSNDAGGALVALAAAFLCLRGSETIQWNLLFSATGEEENSGPGGIEALLPHLPRIDAAIVGEPTCMQMAVAERGLLVLDCTARGRAGHAARNEGENALYIALDDVARLRALVFDRHSPLLGDVSLNVTMIAAGTQHNIIPASCSFVVDLRSTECYTHEELLTLLRGVLRSEVLPRSLRLRATALPAGHVLLRAGSALGLESYGSPTTSNKALVPFPALKLGPGESARSHTADEYIERAEIREGIRLYIQLLQQLRRDTP, from the coding sequence CTGCTCGACACCTGGCAGGGCGAGGCCGAAGTTCTGCTCCGCACACTGATCGGCATCCCGTCCTTCAGCGGCGACGAGGATCGCGCCGCGACGGCGGTGTGCGACTTTCTGGCGGCGCACGGCGCGCCGCCATCGCGTGTGGGCAACAACGTGTGGGCCGCGTCCGAGATGTGGGACGATGCCGCTCCCACACTGCTGCTCAACGGCCATCTCGACACGGTGCGCCCCAACGGCGCGTACACGCGTGATCCCTTCGACGCCGCCGTCGAACACGGGCGTATCTACGGACTCGGCAGCAACGACGCGGGCGGCGCGCTGGTGGCGCTGGCCGCCGCGTTCCTCTGCCTGCGTGGTTCCGAAACCATACAATGGAATCTGCTCTTCAGCGCCACGGGCGAGGAAGAGAATTCCGGACCCGGCGGCATCGAGGCGCTGCTGCCGCATCTGCCGCGTATCGACGCAGCCATTGTCGGTGAACCGACGTGCATGCAAATGGCGGTGGCCGAGCGTGGCCTGCTGGTGCTGGACTGCACAGCGCGCGGCCGCGCGGGTCATGCCGCGCGCAACGAAGGGGAGAACGCGCTGTACATCGCCCTCGACGACGTCGCGCGCCTGCGCGCGCTTGTCTTCGACCGTCACTCGCCGCTGCTGGGCGACGTGTCGCTCAACGTCACCATGATCGCGGCGGGCACACAGCACAACATCATTCCCGCGTCCTGCAGCTTTGTGGTGGACCTGCGCAGCACGGAGTGTTACACACACGAGGAACTGCTCACGCTTCTGCGCGGTGTGCTGCGCAGCGAGGTGCTGCCGCGCTCGCTGCGCCTGCGCGCGACGGCGCTGCCCGCGGGGCATGTCCTGCTGCGGGCCGGATCCGCCCTCGGCCTCGAATCCTACGGTTCTCCCACCACGTCGAACAAAGCGCTGGTCCCGTTTCCGGCGCTCAAACTCGGGCCGGGCGAATCGGCCCGTTCACACACGGCCGACGAGTACATCGAGCGCGCGGAAATACGCGAGGGGATCCGTCTTTACATACAACTGCTGCAACAACTCCGACGGGACACACCATGA
- the argH gene encoding argininosuccinate lyase — protein sequence MTIQLWNKTQGDPDREFVHQFTAGRDSRLDLRLAPFDVLGSIAHVMMLESVGLLDTQDARALRAALRVLYHRIAAGEFVIEQGVEDVHSQIELELTRQLGDAGRRVHTGRSRNDQVLLDLKLYLREALRLLVLELHGFAGELLALSDTYRDVALPGYTHLQAAMPSSFGLWFAAYAECLAEDVTRMHGAYALADRNPLGSAAGYGSSFPLDREMTTRLLCFGGMHVNAVAAQMGRGRTERAVAEALAAPASTLARLAMDAVLFMSQNFGFISFPGEWTTGSSIMPHKKNPDVLELVRARCNRLQALPNTVALTVANLPSGYHRDMQELKEILLPAVDELAACLQALRRMFRVVHVRRDILDDRRYAGLFSVEAVDTLVRKGVPFREAYHEVAQQLAEGTLDESARRVHTHTGSAGNLRNDLITRALDEAVAAYRFERLEGLAALIAPRREGTKD from the coding sequence ATGACGATACAACTCTGGAACAAGACGCAGGGCGATCCCGACCGCGAGTTTGTGCACCAATTCACCGCGGGCCGCGACAGCCGCCTCGATCTGCGCCTCGCGCCCTTCGACGTGCTGGGCAGCATCGCGCATGTGATGATGCTCGAGTCGGTGGGTCTGCTCGACACGCAGGACGCCCGCGCGCTGCGCGCGGCGCTGCGTGTGTTGTATCACCGCATCGCGGCCGGCGAATTTGTCATCGAGCAGGGCGTCGAGGACGTACATTCCCAGATCGAACTGGAACTGACGCGGCAGTTGGGCGACGCCGGGCGGCGTGTGCACACCGGCCGCTCGCGCAACGACCAGGTGCTGCTCGATCTGAAATTGTATCTGCGCGAAGCGCTGCGGCTGCTCGTGCTCGAGCTTCACGGCTTTGCGGGCGAATTGCTCGCGCTCAGCGACACCTATCGCGACGTGGCCCTGCCGGGCTACACACATCTGCAGGCGGCCATGCCCTCGTCGTTCGGGCTCTGGTTCGCCGCCTACGCCGAGTGTCTTGCCGAGGACGTCACACGTATGCACGGCGCCTACGCGCTGGCGGATCGCAATCCGCTGGGCTCGGCCGCGGGTTATGGCTCGTCGTTCCCGCTCGACCGCGAGATGACCACGCGCCTGCTCTGTTTCGGCGGCATGCACGTCAACGCCGTGGCCGCGCAGATGGGCCGCGGCCGCACCGAGCGCGCCGTGGCCGAGGCGCTGGCGGCGCCGGCCTCGACGCTTGCGCGCCTCGCGATGGACGCGGTGCTGTTCATGAGCCAGAACTTCGGCTTCATCTCCTTCCCCGGCGAGTGGACGACGGGATCGAGCATCATGCCGCACAAAAAAAATCCCGACGTGCTCGAACTCGTACGCGCGCGCTGCAACCGCCTGCAGGCGCTGCCGAACACCGTCGCGCTCACGGTCGCGAATCTGCCCTCGGGCTACCATCGCGACATGCAGGAACTCAAGGAGATTCTGCTCCCGGCGGTGGACGAGCTTGCGGCGTGCCTTCAGGCGCTGCGCCGTATGTTCCGCGTGGTGCATGTGCGGCGCGACATACTCGACGACCGGCGCTACGCGGGCCTGTTCAGCGTCGAAGCGGTCGATACGCTGGTGCGGAAGGGTGTGCCGTTCCGCGAGGCGTATCACGAGGTGGCGCAGCAGTTGGCCGAAGGCACACTCGACGAATCCGCGCGCCGCGTGCACACACACACGGGCAGCGCCGGCAATCTGCGCAACGATCTCATCACCCGCGCGCTCGACGAAGCCGTCGCCGCCTATCGCTTCGAACGGCTCGAGGGTCTCGCCGCCCTCATCGCGCCGAGACGCGAGGGGACGAAGGACTGA